A window from Enterocloster bolteae encodes these proteins:
- a CDS encoding DUF3794 and LysM peptidoglycan-binding domain-containing protein, which produces MELIKKQIHMNQWKGNVTTQITLDDDFIVPDTLDDMEQVMLDTGEIQIETVKNQGDKVAVKGKLEFQVLYRKESGGLQTLGGNIPFEEVVNVQGLEEKDYVGLNWMLEDLNTDMINSRKLGVQAIITLQVRVETLRDVEAAVDVDMENNSRPAGAGMSDTDGAGQVQVETLKRTANAAAIAVRRKDTYRIKEELSLTGGKPNIGQLLWREMKLRDVTAKPLDGRLHLDGELSVFVIYGAEDENMPVQWLEETIPFSGDMEMGDVKEDQIPMVTVRLAHKDMEAKPDYDGEMREMDVDAVLELDIKLYEEEEVELLSDMYSNNREIELNRSDACFDQILTRNVCKSKVAEKLSLPQAERILQICHNEGTIKLDEVEIGDDCLEIDGVLEVTLLYLTSDDTSPVQSSVEQVPFHCVAEARGIREDSVYQLDAGLEQLSAVMMGGDMVEVKAVIALDFLVLQPVCEPVITGAAIHPMDLQKLQELPGIVGYIVQPGDSLWEIAKKFHTTVGNIISTNELADDQVKPGQRLLLVKEIAQGL; this is translated from the coding sequence ATGGAATTGATAAAGAAGCAGATACATATGAACCAATGGAAGGGCAACGTGACCACGCAGATTACCCTGGACGATGACTTTATTGTACCGGATACCCTGGATGATATGGAGCAGGTCATGCTGGACACCGGCGAAATACAGATTGAGACAGTGAAGAACCAGGGGGATAAGGTGGCGGTAAAGGGGAAGCTGGAATTCCAGGTGCTGTACCGCAAGGAGAGCGGCGGGCTCCAGACCCTGGGCGGCAATATTCCCTTTGAGGAGGTTGTCAATGTCCAGGGCCTGGAGGAAAAGGATTACGTGGGGCTTAACTGGATGTTGGAAGACCTGAACACGGATATGATTAATTCCAGGAAGCTGGGAGTCCAGGCCATCATTACCCTTCAGGTGCGGGTGGAGACCCTGAGGGACGTGGAAGCTGCTGTGGATGTGGACATGGAAAATAACAGCCGTCCCGCAGGGGCCGGCATGTCTGACACGGACGGAGCGGGACAGGTGCAGGTGGAGACGCTTAAGCGCACGGCCAACGCGGCTGCCATTGCTGTCAGGCGCAAGGATACATACCGGATTAAGGAGGAACTGAGCCTTACCGGAGGCAAGCCCAACATAGGCCAGCTGTTATGGCGGGAAATGAAGCTGCGGGACGTGACCGCTAAACCACTGGACGGAAGGCTCCATCTGGACGGCGAACTCAGTGTTTTTGTTATTTACGGGGCAGAGGATGAAAATATGCCTGTCCAGTGGCTGGAGGAGACCATACCATTTTCAGGGGACATGGAAATGGGTGATGTGAAGGAGGACCAAATCCCCATGGTGACAGTGCGCCTGGCCCATAAGGACATGGAAGCCAAGCCTGATTACGACGGGGAAATGCGGGAAATGGATGTGGACGCGGTGCTGGAGCTGGATATCAAGCTCTACGAGGAGGAGGAGGTCGAGCTTTTAAGCGATATGTACTCCAACAACCGGGAGATAGAGCTGAACCGTTCAGACGCCTGTTTTGACCAGATACTGACCAGGAATGTGTGCAAATCCAAGGTGGCAGAGAAGCTGAGTCTGCCCCAGGCTGAGCGGATTCTCCAGATTTGCCACAATGAGGGGACCATCAAACTGGATGAGGTGGAAATCGGGGATGACTGCCTGGAGATTGACGGTGTGCTGGAAGTGACCCTTTTATATCTCACCAGCGATGACACGTCACCGGTCCAGTCCTCTGTGGAGCAGGTGCCCTTCCACTGCGTGGCGGAGGCCAGAGGAATCCGGGAGGACAGCGTGTACCAGCTGGATGCAGGGCTGGAACAGCTCAGCGCCGTGATGATGGGCGGGGACATGGTGGAAGTGAAGGCAGTGATTGCCCTGGACTTTCTGGTTCTGCAGCCGGTGTGCGAACCGGTGATTACAGGGGCAGCCATCCATCCCATGGATCTGCAGAAGCTCCAGGAGCTGCCGGGAATCGTGGGATACATCGTACAGCCGGGAGACAGCCTGTGGGAAATCGCAAAAAAATTCCATACAACAGTGGGCAATATCATATCCACCAACGAGCTGGCGGACGACCAGGTGAAACCGGGGCAGAGGCTGCTGCTGGTGAAAGAGATAGCCCAGGGACTGTAA
- the spoIIID gene encoding sporulation transcriptional regulator SpoIIID, with protein sequence MKEYIEERAVAIANYIIDHNATVRQTAKKFGISKSTVHKDVTDRLEHINPTLAAQARIVLDVNKSERHIRGGLATREKYQHRLAICSKQED encoded by the coding sequence TTGAAGGAGTATATTGAAGAACGTGCGGTAGCCATCGCCAATTACATCATAGACCACAATGCCACGGTAAGGCAGACGGCGAAGAAGTTTGGAATAAGCAAATCCACGGTACATAAGGATGTAACTGACAGGCTTGAGCACATCAATCCCACCTTGGCGGCCCAGGCCAGAATCGTGCTGGATGTGAATAAGTCAGAGCGCCATATCCGGGGAGGGCTGGCTACCAGGGAGAAGTACCAGCACAGGCTGGCAATCTGCAGCAAGCAGGAGGACTAA
- a CDS encoding sodium/proline symporter, with the protein MSTGQIGILAAIIVYLAAMVYVGFYFSKKGGGDSADEFYLGGRKLGALVTAMSAEASDMSSWLLMGLPGVAYLTGIADAGWTAIGLAVGTYLNWLIVAKRLRRYSVACGAITIPDFFSRRYRDDRNILMCIAAIVILIFFIPYTASGFKAVGTLFNSLFGVNYHAAMIAGAVVIIGYTVMGGFMAVSTTDLIQSIVMSIALVIIVFFGIHVAGGWDAVTDNARSLAGYLSMTHVHNMADNTASPYGFITILSTLAWGLGYFGMPHILLRFMAISHEDKLKTSRRIASIWVVISMFVAILIGIIGYGASVAGGIPMFSSSSESETVIIRLADLLGRHGILLSVVAGVVLAGILACTMSTADSQLLTAASGVSQNLLQDFLKIKMDTKASMTAARLTVVGIALVAILLAWNPDSSVFTIVSFAWAGFGASFGPVMLFALFWKRSNLNGALAGMICGGVMVFVWKYGVRPLGGAWNIYELLPAFIVACIAIVAVSLMTEAPSKEICDEYDSVGR; encoded by the coding sequence ATGAGTACTGGACAAATAGGAATCCTGGCAGCCATCATCGTGTATCTGGCAGCCATGGTATATGTAGGTTTTTATTTCAGCAAAAAGGGCGGCGGTGATTCTGCCGACGAATTCTATCTGGGAGGCCGCAAACTTGGGGCGCTGGTAACCGCCATGAGCGCCGAGGCTTCGGATATGAGCAGCTGGCTTCTCATGGGCCTGCCGGGAGTTGCATACCTGACCGGCATCGCGGATGCAGGCTGGACCGCCATTGGTCTGGCTGTTGGTACATATCTCAACTGGCTGATTGTTGCCAAGCGCCTGCGCCGCTATTCCGTAGCGTGCGGGGCCATTACCATACCGGACTTTTTCTCCCGCCGTTACCGGGATGACAGGAACATACTGATGTGTATTGCCGCCATCGTAATTCTGATTTTCTTTATTCCCTACACCGCCTCCGGATTCAAGGCAGTGGGAACCCTGTTCAACAGCCTGTTCGGCGTGAACTATCACGCTGCAATGATAGCAGGCGCAGTGGTTATTATCGGTTACACGGTCATGGGAGGCTTTATGGCAGTATCCACCACGGACCTGATTCAGAGCATCGTCATGAGCATTGCGCTGGTTATCATTGTATTCTTCGGCATCCATGTAGCCGGCGGCTGGGACGCCGTGACAGACAACGCCCGTTCCCTGGCAGGATACCTGAGCATGACCCATGTCCACAACATGGCTGACAACACAGCATCCCCCTATGGCTTCATAACCATACTGTCCACCCTGGCATGGGGATTAGGGTATTTTGGAATGCCCCATATCCTTCTGCGCTTCATGGCCATCAGCCATGAGGATAAGCTTAAGACGTCGCGACGGATTGCGTCCATCTGGGTTGTCATCTCCATGTTTGTGGCCATCCTGATCGGCATCATCGGATACGGCGCCTCTGTGGCAGGCGGGATCCCCATGTTTTCATCCAGCTCTGAATCCGAGACCGTTATCATCCGTCTGGCGGATTTGCTGGGACGCCACGGAATCCTGCTGTCTGTTGTGGCCGGAGTGGTTCTGGCAGGAATCCTGGCCTGTACCATGTCCACGGCTGACTCCCAGCTGCTGACAGCCGCCTCAGGCGTATCCCAGAACCTGCTCCAGGATTTCCTGAAGATTAAAATGGATACAAAAGCGTCCATGACAGCTGCCCGTCTTACCGTAGTGGGCATTGCCCTGGTAGCCATCCTGCTGGCCTGGAATCCGGACAGCTCCGTATTTACCATCGTATCCTTTGCCTGGGCCGGTTTCGGCGCGTCCTTTGGCCCGGTGATGCTCTTTGCCCTGTTCTGGAAACGCAGCAATCTGAACGGCGCCCTGGCAGGCATGATTTGCGGAGGTGTCATGGTATTTGTGTGGAAATACGGCGTGCGCCCCTTAGGCGGCGCCTGGAACATCTATGAACTGCTTCCCGCCTTCATCGTGGCCTGCATTGCCATTGTGGCCGTGTCGCTGATGACAGAAGCGCCATCCAAAGAAATCTGTGATGAATACGATTCTGTGGGAAGATAG
- a CDS encoding branched-chain amino acid aminotransferase: MEEQTMEKKDLDWGNIGFSYMPTDKRYVANYKDGAWDEGGMTSDPNVVINECAGILQYCQEIFEGLKAYTTEDGSIVTFRPDLNAERMMDSARRLEMPPFPKERFLEAVDQVVKANAAWVPPFGSGATLYLRPYMFATGPVIGVKPSQEYQFRLFGTPVGPYFKGGAKPLTLCVSDFDRAAPNGTGHVKAGLNYAMSLHASVTAHAAGYDENVFLDPGTRTYIEETGGANFLFVTKDGEVVTPKSDSILPSITRRSLVYVAEHYLGLKVTQRPVKLSELDEFAECGLCGTAAVISPVGRIVDHGKEICFPSGMDAMGPVTKKLYDTLTGIQMGTIEAPEGWIRKIV, from the coding sequence ATGGAGGAACAGACTATGGAAAAGAAAGACCTGGACTGGGGAAATATCGGATTTTCCTATATGCCGACGGACAAGCGCTATGTGGCGAATTATAAAGACGGAGCATGGGACGAGGGCGGGATGACCTCTGACCCCAATGTGGTGATTAATGAATGCGCGGGCATCCTTCAGTACTGCCAGGAGATTTTTGAAGGACTTAAGGCTTATACCACTGAGGATGGAAGCATTGTCACGTTCCGCCCTGATCTGAACGCGGAGCGTATGATGGATTCGGCCAGGAGGCTGGAGATGCCGCCCTTCCCGAAGGAGCGATTCCTGGAGGCAGTGGACCAGGTGGTGAAGGCCAATGCAGCCTGGGTACCTCCATTCGGAAGCGGAGCCACCCTCTACCTCAGGCCCTATATGTTTGCCACAGGCCCTGTCATTGGCGTTAAGCCCTCCCAGGAGTACCAGTTCAGGCTTTTTGGAACGCCTGTAGGCCCTTACTTTAAGGGCGGAGCCAAACCTCTGACTCTTTGCGTCAGCGATTTTGACCGGGCAGCGCCCAACGGTACAGGCCACGTAAAGGCCGGACTGAACTACGCCATGAGCCTTCACGCGTCTGTCACGGCCCATGCCGCCGGATATGATGAGAACGTGTTCCTGGATCCCGGTACCAGAACCTATATTGAGGAGACGGGCGGAGCCAATTTCCTGTTTGTCACCAAGGACGGCGAGGTGGTGACACCTAAGTCTGATTCCATCCTTCCATCCATCACAAGACGCTCTCTTGTGTACGTGGCAGAGCATTATCTGGGCCTTAAGGTAACCCAGAGGCCTGTGAAGCTTTCTGAACTGGATGAGTTCGCAGAGTGCGGACTGTGCGGAACAGCAGCCGTCATTTCTCCGGTGGGCAGGATTGTGGACCACGGAAAGGAAATCTGCTTCCCAAGCGGCATGGACGCCATGGGACCTGTTACCAAGAAGCTGTATGATACCCTTACAGGCATTCAGATGGGAACCATCGAAGCGCCTGAGGGATGGATCCGCAAAATCGTATAA
- the cysE gene encoding serine O-acetyltransferase, with amino-acid sequence MIFKDIWLDIKAVQERDPAARNALEVFLLYQGIHALIWHRFAHWFYNHRMFFVARLISQIARFFTLIEIHPGARLGRGILIDHGCGVVIGETAVVGDNCTIYQGVTLGGVGTKKGKRHPTLGNNVMVGAGAKILGAFEVGDNCSIAANAVLLKPLEDNVTAVGIPARPIKKDGVTIPKEKKSLTLEEYETMKRRMEQMEKEIDFLKGALKEARSEK; translated from the coding sequence ATGATATTCAAGGACATATGGCTTGACATAAAGGCCGTACAGGAACGTGACCCCGCTGCCCGCAACGCCCTGGAGGTATTTCTTCTGTACCAGGGAATCCACGCCCTTATATGGCACCGGTTTGCCCACTGGTTCTATAATCACAGGATGTTTTTTGTGGCCAGGCTGATTTCACAGATTGCCCGTTTTTTCACCCTTATCGAGATTCATCCCGGTGCCCGGCTGGGCCGGGGCATCCTGATTGACCATGGATGCGGAGTGGTTATCGGAGAGACCGCAGTGGTGGGCGATAACTGCACCATTTACCAGGGGGTTACCCTGGGCGGCGTGGGAACCAAGAAGGGCAAACGCCATCCCACCCTGGGCAACAATGTGATGGTAGGCGCAGGCGCCAAGATTCTGGGCGCCTTTGAGGTGGGGGATAACTGCTCCATTGCAGCCAATGCAGTTTTGCTGAAGCCGCTGGAGGACAATGTGACCGCCGTGGGCATACCTGCCCGTCCAATCAAAAAGGATGGGGTTACCATACCAAAGGAAAAGAAAAGCCTGACGCTGGAGGAATACGAGACAATGAAACGGCGGATGGAACAGATGGAGAAGGAGATTGATTTCCTTAAGGGCGCCTTAAAAGAGGCCCGGTCTGAAAAATAA
- a CDS encoding DUF2156 domain-containing protein: protein MELEFKPVVAGDIDRLRPFYGLRPNKTCDSVFLDSFLWKDYYHVQCAVSEGRAVLWLMEKDGQVSTAMPLCREEDLPYFFQQMVDYFSGVLHKPFYISLADEEAVQCLNLDPALFEVEEQVDLKDYLYSGEELRKLEGKKFVKKRNHLNGFKRTYEGRYEYRRLCCSDRHEVWQFMERWRQHKEEVGAMELSLDYEVAGIHDILKNCSSLYVRMAGVYIDGQLEAFTIGSLNVRENMAVIHIEKANPEIRGLYQFINQQFLINEFPEAELVNREDDVGMEGLRKAKMSYCPIGFARKYMVRER from the coding sequence ATGGAATTGGAATTTAAGCCGGTGGTGGCCGGGGATATAGACAGGCTTCGGCCTTTTTACGGGCTGAGGCCCAATAAAACATGTGACAGTGTGTTTCTGGACAGTTTTTTGTGGAAGGACTATTATCATGTACAGTGCGCGGTGAGCGAGGGAAGAGCTGTTTTGTGGCTTATGGAAAAGGACGGCCAGGTTTCCACGGCCATGCCTCTGTGCAGGGAGGAGGACCTGCCTTACTTTTTTCAGCAGATGGTGGATTATTTTTCGGGTGTGCTTCACAAGCCTTTTTATATCTCCCTGGCCGATGAGGAAGCGGTACAGTGCCTGAACCTGGATCCGGCCCTTTTTGAGGTGGAGGAACAGGTGGATTTAAAGGACTACCTCTACAGCGGCGAGGAGCTGAGAAAGCTGGAGGGAAAGAAGTTTGTCAAGAAGAGAAACCACCTGAACGGCTTTAAGCGCACCTATGAAGGCCGGTATGAGTACAGGCGTCTGTGCTGCTCCGACCGTCATGAGGTGTGGCAGTTTATGGAGCGCTGGAGGCAGCACAAGGAGGAAGTGGGCGCCATGGAGCTGTCCCTGGATTATGAGGTGGCAGGGATCCACGATATACTTAAAAATTGTTCCAGCCTCTACGTGAGGATGGCCGGGGTATATATCGACGGCCAGCTGGAGGCGTTTACCATTGGAAGCCTGAATGTGCGTGAGAATATGGCTGTCATTCATATTGAGAAGGCCAACCCTGAAATCAGAGGTCTGTACCAGTTTATCAACCAGCAGTTCCTAATCAATGAATTTCCTGAGGCTGAACTGGTGAACAGGGAGGACGATGTGGGCATGGAGGGACTGAGAAAGGCCAAGATGAGCTATTGTCCCATTGGATTTGCAAGAAAATATATGGTGAGGGAACGATGA
- a CDS encoding TetR/AcrR family transcriptional regulator: MAKKNARNTRGKIVNAAWQLFYEQGYEDTTVEEIIELSHTSKGSFYHYFDGKDALLSTLSLLFDEKYEELMDTLTPEMSAMDKLLFLNSELFGMIENSISLDLLARLLSTQLVTSGEKHLLDHNRTYYKLLRRIIAQGQESGELNAETSVNEMVKLYALSERALLYDWCLCAGEYSLRRYSASVMPAFLSHFLPWRG; this comes from the coding sequence ATGGCCAAGAAAAATGCCCGCAACACCCGCGGAAAGATTGTAAATGCAGCATGGCAGCTGTTCTATGAACAGGGCTATGAAGATACCACAGTGGAGGAAATCATAGAACTCTCCCATACATCCAAGGGATCCTTTTACCACTATTTCGACGGAAAGGATGCTCTTTTGAGCACGCTGAGCCTGCTCTTTGATGAAAAATACGAAGAACTCATGGATACCCTTACACCGGAGATGTCGGCCATGGACAAACTTCTCTTTCTAAACAGCGAGCTCTTCGGCATGATTGAAAACAGCATATCCCTGGACCTGCTGGCCCGCCTGCTCTCCACCCAGCTGGTAACCAGCGGTGAAAAGCACCTGCTGGACCACAACCGCACCTACTATAAGCTGCTCCGCAGAATCATCGCCCAGGGCCAGGAATCCGGCGAGCTGAATGCCGAAACCAGTGTCAATGAGATGGTCAAGCTTTACGCCCTGTCGGAACGCGCCCTGTTATACGACTGGTGTCTGTGCGCCGGCGAATACTCCCTGCGCAGGTACAGCGCCTCAGTCATGCCTGCGTTCCTGAGCCATTTCCTGCCGTGGCGGGGATGA
- a CDS encoding protease complex subunit PrcB family protein: protein MKGTIKGKVYLGLMMLFAMTLWLAGCSASKDSGDKVRDLDFTVAGDMDVPDELKNLIAEKQQQPFKLTYSDEQNLYIAVGYGVQPTGGYSISVNELYLTDNSIVVNTELKGPEKGENAGAEQSFPYIVIRTEYLENPVVFQ, encoded by the coding sequence ATGAAAGGAACTATTAAGGGTAAAGTGTACCTTGGGCTCATGATGCTGTTTGCCATGACCCTGTGGCTGGCCGGCTGCTCCGCGTCAAAGGACAGCGGGGATAAGGTCAGGGACCTGGATTTCACAGTGGCAGGCGATATGGATGTGCCGGATGAGCTTAAGAATCTGATTGCTGAAAAACAGCAGCAGCCGTTTAAGCTCACATACAGTGATGAACAGAATCTGTACATAGCGGTGGGATACGGCGTACAGCCCACAGGCGGCTACAGCATCAGCGTCAATGAGCTCTATCTGACCGACAACTCTATTGTGGTCAATACGGAGCTTAAGGGCCCAGAAAAGGGGGAGAATGCCGGTGCGGAACAGTCTTTTCCATATATTGTAATCAGGACAGAGTATCTGGAAAATCCTGTGGTATTCCAGTAG
- a CDS encoding tRNA 2-thiocytidine(32) synthetase TtcA yields MKQEAPHVNIERSIIKQFRKEIWRPFVKGLQDYEMIKDGDKVAVCISGGKDSMLLAKCLQQLKRQSRTDFELEFIVMDPGYNPDNRNLIEDNAALMNIPVRIFDSDIFDIVVDVEQSPCYLCARMRRGYLYAHARELGCNKIALGHHFDDVIETILMGILYGGQINTMMPKLHSTNFQGMELIRPLYYVKEEDILDWKDYNGLHFLQCACRFTERIAKEQAARGMAGEAADIVHTSKRQEMKELIRSLRKTSPFIDANIMKSVENINLDACLGYVKDGVRRHFMDEYDER; encoded by the coding sequence ATGAAACAGGAAGCACCCCATGTAAATATAGAGCGGAGTATCATAAAACAGTTCCGCAAGGAAATATGGCGCCCCTTTGTGAAGGGGCTTCAGGATTATGAGATGATAAAGGACGGCGACAAGGTGGCTGTCTGTATATCCGGCGGAAAGGATTCCATGCTTCTGGCCAAATGCCTCCAGCAGTTAAAGCGGCAGAGCCGGACGGATTTTGAGCTGGAGTTCATTGTCATGGATCCCGGATACAATCCGGACAACAGGAATCTGATTGAAGATAATGCAGCCCTTATGAATATACCGGTGCGCATCTTTGACTCGGATATATTTGACATTGTGGTGGACGTGGAGCAGTCCCCCTGCTACCTTTGCGCCAGAATGAGAAGAGGGTATCTGTACGCCCATGCCAGGGAGCTGGGGTGCAATAAGATAGCGCTGGGACATCATTTTGACGATGTGATTGAGACTATTCTTATGGGAATCCTTTACGGAGGCCAGATTAATACCATGATGCCCAAGCTTCACAGCACGAATTTCCAGGGCATGGAGTTAATCCGCCCCCTGTACTATGTAAAGGAAGAGGATATACTGGACTGGAAGGATTACAACGGTCTGCATTTCCTCCAGTGTGCCTGCCGGTTTACGGAGCGGATTGCAAAGGAACAGGCTGCAAGGGGCATGGCAGGGGAGGCGGCTGATATCGTGCACACCTCCAAGCGCCAGGAGATGAAGGAGCTTATCCGCTCCCTCAGAAAGACCAGCCCCTTCATAGACGCCAATATCATGAAAAGCGTGGAGAACATCAACCTGGATGCCTGCCTTGGCTATGTGAAAGACGGGGTGCGCCGCCACTTTATGGACGAATACGATGAAAGATAG
- a CDS encoding extracellular solute-binding protein — protein MIKTKERELKQIYAMVVIVFLVFLLIPIVLLLGKSFEGGGSVSLEHYADVAGGKGFAAAFGRSIFVSCVSAVLTTALAFVLAYTIHYTNVPGGLKKFIRLAAVVPMLLPTITYGFAIIYSFGRQGFITGMIGHQMFEIYGFCGLLLGYVIYTLPISFMLILNTMSFIDKKFMIVSRIMGDSPLKTFLATVIRPLLGTLAASFVQCFFLCFTDFGIPASVGGQYDVVATVLYNEMLGSVPDFNRGAVVAMFMLVPSVVSISLLHFLERFNIRYSKVSGIELRKGRIRDICCGAASVLILASVLCIFAVIFVVPMVEEWPYRRQFTTEHIKTVFTDSRLLSVYKNSILVSIFTALTGSLVAYAAALATARSQLSSRLKSVIESIALVTNTIPGMVIGIAFLLTFSGTPIQNTFFIIVICNVVHFFSTPYLMMKSSLAKMNASWETTALLMGDSWLKTIVRVVTPNAVSTLLEVFGYYFVNAMVTVSAVIFIAGARTMVITTKIKELQYYTKFNEIFVLSLLILITNLAAKGLFGYLAGGRCKNKRRKTIMKNWKKAAVMGCLAAVLAAAAAVTGCQKKEAQVIIYSNADDEAVEAMKHALDGNGYGGKYLFQTFGTSELGGKLLAEGTDIEADLVTMSSFYLESAQEQNHMFLDLTFDAKPLEKYPAYYSPVTRQEGAIILNTEMMKEHQLPTPSSIKDLVNPAYADLISVTDIKSSSTAWLLMQAIVSEYGEDGAKEVLSGIYQNAGPHIESSGSAPLKKVRAGEVAVGFGLRHQAVADKAEGLPVDYVDPTEGNFSLTESAAVIDKGDKTNKLAMEMAECIIKNGRQELLTTYPLPIYEGETSNSKNQSAYPRVFPEKLTVDLLKKHQELSESCK, from the coding sequence ATGATAAAGACTAAAGAGAGGGAGCTCAAACAGATTTACGCAATGGTAGTCATTGTTTTCCTGGTATTTCTTCTGATTCCCATTGTACTGCTTCTGGGAAAATCCTTTGAAGGAGGAGGCAGCGTCAGCCTTGAGCACTACGCGGATGTGGCGGGAGGAAAGGGATTTGCGGCTGCCTTTGGCCGGAGCATCTTTGTATCCTGTGTCAGTGCAGTGCTGACCACGGCGTTGGCTTTTGTGCTGGCCTATACCATACATTATACCAATGTGCCGGGAGGCCTAAAAAAATTCATACGCCTGGCGGCAGTGGTACCCATGCTTCTTCCCACCATTACATACGGATTTGCCATTATCTATTCCTTTGGCAGGCAGGGGTTTATCACAGGAATGATAGGGCATCAGATGTTTGAGATTTACGGCTTTTGCGGACTGCTTCTGGGATATGTTATCTACACGCTGCCTATCTCATTTATGCTGATACTGAACACCATGAGTTTTATTGATAAGAAGTTCATGATTGTCTCAAGGATTATGGGGGACAGTCCGTTAAAGACTTTTTTGGCAACGGTTATCAGGCCTCTGCTCGGCACCCTGGCCGCTTCCTTCGTTCAATGCTTTTTTCTGTGTTTTACGGATTTTGGGATACCGGCTTCTGTAGGCGGACAGTATGATGTGGTGGCAACAGTGCTCTACAATGAAATGCTGGGTAGTGTACCGGATTTTAACAGAGGGGCTGTGGTGGCTATGTTTATGCTGGTTCCGTCGGTGGTGAGCATTTCCCTGCTCCATTTTCTGGAACGGTTTAATATACGCTACAGCAAGGTCTCCGGCATAGAGCTGAGAAAGGGGAGAATCCGCGACATATGCTGCGGGGCGGCGTCCGTACTCATTCTGGCTTCGGTACTGTGTATATTTGCGGTGATTTTCGTAGTGCCTATGGTGGAGGAATGGCCCTACAGGAGGCAGTTTACCACGGAGCATATAAAAACTGTGTTTACGGATTCCAGACTGCTTTCTGTGTATAAGAACTCCATCCTGGTATCCATTTTTACGGCGCTCACCGGTTCACTGGTGGCATACGCAGCTGCGCTGGCCACGGCACGCAGCCAGTTAAGCAGCCGGCTTAAATCTGTTATTGAGAGCATTGCCCTGGTCACGAACACCATTCCGGGCATGGTAATCGGTATTGCGTTTTTACTTACATTTTCCGGGACGCCCATTCAGAATACCTTTTTCATCATAGTGATTTGTAATGTGGTGCATTTCTTTTCCACCCCCTATCTGATGATGAAGAGCTCCCTGGCAAAGATGAATGCGTCCTGGGAGACCACAGCCCTTTTAATGGGGGACAGCTGGCTTAAGACCATTGTCCGCGTGGTGACGCCCAATGCGGTAAGCACCCTTCTGGAAGTGTTCGGCTATTATTTTGTCAATGCCATGGTGACTGTCAGCGCTGTTATTTTCATAGCAGGAGCCAGGACCATGGTCATTACCACGAAAATTAAGGAACTGCAGTATTACACAAAGTTTAATGAAATTTTTGTGCTGTCACTGCTGATTCTCATAACGAACCTGGCGGCAAAGGGACTGTTCGGATATCTGGCAGGAGGCCGCTGCAAAAACAAAAGGAGAAAAACAATCATGAAGAATTGGAAAAAAGCTGCTGTCATGGGATGTCTGGCCGCTGTTCTGGCTGCCGCTGCCGCCGTAACCGGCTGTCAAAAGAAAGAAGCCCAGGTCATTATCTACTCCAACGCAGATGACGAAGCCGTGGAGGCAATGAAGCATGCTCTGGACGGAAACGGATACGGGGGAAAATATTTATTCCAGACCTTTGGCACCTCGGAGCTGGGAGGCAAATTGCTGGCAGAAGGGACGGATATCGAGGCTGACCTGGTGACCATGAGTTCCTTCTATCTGGAGAGCGCCCAGGAACAGAATCACATGTTCCTTGATTTGACTTTTGACGCAAAACCCCTGGAGAAATATCCGGCCTACTACAGCCCGGTTACCAGACAGGAGGGAGCTATTATTCTTAACACTGAGATGATGAAGGAACATCAGCTTCCAACGCCGTCCAGTATTAAAGATCTGGTAAATCCCGCGTACGCTGATTTGATTTCCGTTACAGATATAAAGAGTTCTTCCACTGCGTGGCTTTTAATGCAGGCCATTGTCAGCGAATACGGAGAGGACGGGGCAAAGGAGGTTCTCAGCGGAATCTATCAAAATGCAGGCCCCCATATTGAAAGCTCGGGCTCTGCACCCCTGAAAAAAGTACGTGCCGGCGAGGTGGCCGTCGGTTTCGGCCTGCGTCACCAGGCAGTTGCGGATAAGGCAGAAGGGCTTCCTGTTGATTATGTGGATCCCACCGAGGGAAATTTTTCTCTGACTGAGTCCGCGGCTGTCATTGACAAGGGAGATAAGACAAATAAGCTGGCCATGGAAATGGCGGAGTGTATTATCAAAAACGGCCGTCAGGAGCTGCTGACCACCTATCCCCTTCCAATCTATGAGGGTGAAACCAGCAATTCAAAGAACCAGTCCGCTTATCCCAGGGTGTTTCCGGAAAAGCTGACCGTGGACTTGCTGAAAAAGCATCAGGAGCTGTCTGAAAGCTGCAAATAG